Proteins from one Mycobacterium sp. EPa45 genomic window:
- a CDS encoding thioredoxin domain-containing protein, protein MSPAANTLGNATSPYLRQHADNPVHWQQWTPEALAEATRRDVPILLSIGYAACHWCHVMAHESFEDDDVAAAMNADFVCIKVDREERPDLDAVYMNATVAMTGQGGWPMTCFLTPDGRPFFCGTYYPKPQFLQLLSAVAETWQSRRDEVEEASDQVAGELRRMAAGLPDGGPEIEPALCDHAVMAVLRDEDVERGGFGRAPKFPPSALLEALLRTYERTGSPLPLDAVIRAGTAMARGGIYDQLAGGFARYSVDADWVVPHFEKMLYDNALLLRAYAHWGRRTGDRLALRIAAETAGFLLGDLADGDMFTSALDADAAGVEGSTYVWTPAQLNEVLADGDSAWAATLFEVTERGTFEHGASVLQLPTDPDDAERFERVRSALLAARSTRVQPARDGKIVTAWNGWAITALAEASVALDVPPLLTAAARCATALLDLHVVDGRLRRASLGGVVGDSAAILEDHAALATGLLTLYQLTGDAAWLSSATDLLDIALRHFADPQRPGRWFDTADDAEPLMVRPADPLDNATPSGASLIAEALLTAAHLVDADRATRYGQAADATLLAHSPLLARAPRSAGHWLAVAEAAIRGPLQVAVSSDRPDSELLAAARQLAPGGAIVVGGAVDSSPLLEGRDRIGGKDAAYVCRGRTCDLPVTGARELADALGVSV, encoded by the coding sequence ATGAGCCCGGCGGCTAACACGCTCGGCAACGCGACCAGCCCCTATCTGCGTCAGCATGCCGACAACCCCGTCCATTGGCAGCAGTGGACCCCGGAGGCGCTGGCCGAGGCCACCCGCCGCGACGTGCCGATCCTGCTCTCGATCGGGTACGCCGCCTGCCACTGGTGCCATGTGATGGCTCACGAGTCGTTCGAGGACGACGACGTGGCCGCAGCGATGAACGCTGACTTCGTGTGCATCAAGGTCGACCGGGAGGAACGGCCGGACCTCGACGCGGTGTACATGAACGCGACGGTGGCGATGACCGGGCAGGGCGGCTGGCCGATGACCTGCTTCCTGACCCCTGACGGACGGCCGTTCTTCTGCGGCACCTACTACCCGAAGCCGCAATTCCTGCAGCTGCTGAGCGCAGTGGCCGAGACCTGGCAGTCCCGTCGCGACGAGGTCGAAGAGGCCTCCGACCAGGTGGCCGGGGAGCTGCGGCGGATGGCGGCCGGGCTGCCCGATGGCGGTCCCGAGATCGAGCCCGCGCTGTGTGACCACGCGGTCATGGCGGTCCTGCGCGACGAGGACGTCGAGCGCGGAGGCTTCGGGCGGGCCCCCAAGTTCCCGCCGTCGGCGTTGTTGGAGGCGCTGCTGCGCACCTACGAGCGCACCGGTTCGCCGCTGCCGCTGGACGCGGTGATCCGCGCCGGCACCGCGATGGCGCGCGGCGGCATCTACGACCAGCTGGCCGGCGGCTTCGCGCGCTACAGCGTCGATGCCGACTGGGTGGTGCCGCACTTCGAGAAGATGCTCTACGACAACGCGCTGCTGCTGCGGGCGTACGCGCACTGGGGCCGGCGCACGGGCGATCGGTTGGCACTGCGGATCGCGGCCGAAACCGCCGGGTTCCTGCTGGGCGACCTCGCCGACGGCGACATGTTCACCTCCGCGCTTGATGCCGATGCCGCGGGTGTCGAAGGCTCCACCTACGTGTGGACACCGGCACAGTTGAACGAGGTGCTCGCCGACGGCGACAGCGCTTGGGCGGCAACCCTTTTCGAGGTCACCGAGCGCGGCACCTTCGAGCATGGCGCCTCGGTGCTGCAATTGCCTACCGATCCCGACGACGCCGAGCGCTTTGAGCGGGTCCGGTCGGCGTTGCTTGCCGCCCGGTCGACGCGGGTGCAGCCCGCGCGCGACGGCAAGATCGTCACGGCTTGGAACGGGTGGGCCATTACTGCGCTGGCCGAAGCCAGTGTGGCCCTTGATGTTCCACCACTGCTGACGGCGGCGGCGCGGTGTGCCACGGCCCTGCTGGACCTGCATGTCGTGGACGGCCGGTTGCGGCGGGCGAGCCTGGGCGGGGTGGTGGGCGACAGCGCGGCCATCCTCGAGGACCACGCGGCGCTGGCCACCGGGTTGCTGACGCTCTACCAGCTCACCGGCGATGCAGCGTGGCTGTCGAGCGCCACCGATCTGCTCGACATCGCGCTGCGGCACTTCGCCGACCCGCAGCGTCCGGGTCGCTGGTTCGACACCGCCGACGACGCCGAGCCGCTGATGGTCCGGCCCGCCGACCCACTGGACAACGCCACGCCGTCGGGTGCGTCGTTGATCGCCGAGGCGCTGCTGACTGCCGCGCATCTGGTCGACGCCGATCGCGCGACACGTTACGGCCAGGCTGCCGACGCCACGCTCCTGGCGCATTCGCCGCTGCTGGCCCGCGCCCCGCGGTCGGCCGGTCACTGGCTGGCGGTCGCCGAGGCTGCCATTCGCGGGCCGTTGCAGGTGGCCGTCTCCAGTGACCGCCCAGACTCCGAATTGCTCGCCGCTGCACGGCAATTGGCGCCCGGCGGCGCGATCGTCGTCGGCGGGGCGGTCGATTCCTCGCCGCTACTGGAAGGCCGCGACCGGATCGGCGGCAAGGACGCCGCCTATGTGTGCCGCGGGCGGACCTGCGACCTGCCGGTCACCGGTGCCAGGGAACTCGCCGACGCGCTGGGTGTGTCCGTGTAG
- a CDS encoding nuclear transport factor 2 family protein encodes MSDALDLEALVNRYLSTVAAGKAADVAALYAEDATLEDPVGCGEVHIGRQAIEGFYKTIEGAEVSSELLEFRAGGSEAAFLFALTVAGAMRIDVIEVMTFNGDGLVTSMKAYWGPENVTQL; translated from the coding sequence ATGAGCGATGCCCTCGATCTGGAAGCCCTGGTCAACCGTTACCTGAGCACCGTCGCCGCGGGCAAGGCGGCCGACGTCGCGGCGCTGTACGCCGAGGACGCCACGCTGGAGGATCCGGTGGGGTGCGGCGAGGTCCACATCGGCAGGCAGGCCATCGAAGGCTTCTACAAGACGATCGAGGGCGCCGAGGTGTCCTCGGAGCTGCTGGAGTTCCGCGCCGGCGGCAGCGAGGCGGCGTTTCTCTTCGCCCTGACGGTCGCCGGCGCCATGCGGATCGACGTCATCGAGGTGATGACGTTCAACGGCGACGGTCTGGTGACGTCGATGAAGGCCTACTGGGGCCCGGAGAACGTCACGCAGCTCTGA
- a CDS encoding hemolysin III family protein translates to MTARVEAADEAQQPSPRDYAEDFPEAVVDAAAQFLGKPRARGWIHVYAAVVAFIAGAALISVSWALEGLRAGLSTFVYTITIVAMFAVSGTYHRVNWKSATARKWMKRADHSMIFIFIAGSYTPFAMLALPERSGLILLSIVWGGALAGVLLKMFWPSAPRWVGVPLYLLLGWVAAWFIVPIMNGAGVAALVLLIVGGALYSVGGVLYALKWPNPWPTTFGHHEFFHACTAVAAICHYIAMWFAVF, encoded by the coding sequence ATGACCGCAAGAGTCGAGGCCGCCGACGAGGCTCAGCAGCCATCGCCCCGCGATTACGCCGAAGACTTCCCCGAAGCGGTGGTCGACGCCGCCGCCCAATTCCTCGGCAAGCCCCGCGCCCGCGGGTGGATCCACGTTTACGCCGCCGTCGTGGCCTTCATCGCCGGCGCCGCGCTCATCTCGGTGTCATGGGCGCTGGAAGGTCTGCGGGCAGGGCTCTCGACGTTCGTCTACACGATCACGATCGTCGCGATGTTCGCCGTCAGCGGCACGTACCACCGGGTCAACTGGAAGTCGGCGACGGCGCGCAAGTGGATGAAGCGCGCCGACCATTCGATGATCTTCATCTTCATCGCGGGCAGCTACACCCCGTTCGCGATGCTGGCGCTGCCCGAGCGCAGCGGCCTCATCCTGCTGAGCATCGTGTGGGGTGGGGCGCTGGCGGGCGTACTGCTCAAGATGTTCTGGCCGTCCGCCCCGCGGTGGGTCGGGGTGCCGCTGTATCTACTGCTGGGGTGGGTGGCCGCCTGGTTCATCGTGCCGATCATGAACGGCGCGGGGGTTGCCGCGCTGGTGCTGCTGATCGTCGGCGGCGCGCTGTACAGCGTCGGCGGGGTGCTCTACGCGCTGAAGTGGCCCAACCCGTGGCCGACGACGTTCGGCCATCACGAGTTCTTCCACGCCTGCACCGCGGTAGCCGCGATCTGCCACTACATCGCGATGTGGTTCGCGGTCTTCTAG
- a CDS encoding (2Z,6E)-farnesyl diphosphate synthase, whose translation MEIIPPRLKDPAYRLYEMRLRQELARSKSQLPRHIAVLCDGNRRWARDAGHDDVAYGYRMGAAKIAEMLRWCAESGIEMATVYLLSTENLQRDPDELSSLIEIITDVVEQICAPANRWSVRTVGDLELLGEEPAKRLRDAVDSTTPLASTAVFHVNVAVGYGGRQEIVDAVRALLSKQLANGATPEQLIEAVTIEGISENLYTSGQPDPDLVIRTSGEQRLSGFLLWQSAYSEMWFTEAHWPAFRRVDFLRALRAYSRRHRRFGM comes from the coding sequence GTGGAGATCATTCCGCCTCGCCTCAAGGATCCGGCCTACCGGCTCTACGAGATGCGGCTGCGCCAGGAGTTGGCGCGCTCCAAATCCCAGCTGCCCCGGCATATCGCCGTGCTGTGCGACGGCAATCGGCGCTGGGCTCGTGATGCTGGTCACGACGACGTCGCGTACGGGTACCGGATGGGCGCGGCCAAGATCGCCGAAATGTTGCGCTGGTGTGCAGAATCCGGCATCGAGATGGCCACGGTCTACCTGTTGTCGACCGAGAACCTGCAGCGCGATCCCGACGAACTGTCGTCGCTGATCGAGATCATCACCGACGTCGTCGAACAGATCTGCGCGCCGGCCAACCGCTGGAGCGTGCGCACGGTGGGTGATCTGGAGCTGCTCGGCGAGGAGCCCGCGAAGCGGCTGCGCGACGCCGTCGACAGCACCACGCCGCTGGCGTCCACCGCCGTCTTTCACGTCAACGTCGCCGTCGGTTACGGCGGGCGGCAGGAGATCGTCGACGCCGTGCGGGCGCTGTTGAGCAAGCAGCTGGCCAACGGCGCCACCCCGGAACAGCTGATCGAAGCCGTCACGATCGAGGGCATCTCGGAGAACCTCTACACCTCGGGGCAGCCCGACCCCGATCTGGTGATCCGGACGTCGGGGGAGCAGCGGCTGTCCGGATTCCTGTTGTGGCAGAGCGCCTATTCGGAGATGTGGTTCACCGAGGCGCACTGGCCGGCGTTCCGGCGGGTGGACTTCCTTCGCGCGCTGCGCGCCTACAGCCGCAGGCATCGGCGATTCGGGATGTGA
- the coaA gene encoding type I pantothenate kinase translates to MARLSEPSPYVEFDRSQWRSLRMSTPLKLTEDELVGLRGLGEQVDLLEVEEVYLPLARLIHLQVAARQRLFAATSEFLGEPQQNPDRPVPFIIGVAGSVAVGKSTTARVLQALLARWEHHPRVDLVTTDGFLYPNAELTRRNLMHRKGFPESYNRRALMRFVTTVKSGADQVCAPVYSHLIYDIVPGEKHVVTHPDILILEGLNVLQTGPTLMVSDLFDFSVYVDARIEDIEQWYVDRFLAMRAGAFANPASHFHHYAGLTDTQAVAAARDIWSSINRPNLIENILPTRPRATLVLRKDADHAINRLRLRKL, encoded by the coding sequence ATGGCGCGGCTGAGCGAACCCAGCCCTTACGTCGAGTTCGACCGGAGTCAATGGCGTTCCCTGCGCATGTCGACTCCGTTGAAGCTGACGGAGGACGAACTGGTTGGGCTGCGCGGTCTGGGCGAGCAGGTCGATCTGCTCGAGGTCGAAGAGGTCTACCTGCCGTTGGCCCGGCTCATCCATTTGCAGGTCGCCGCGCGCCAGCGACTGTTCGCCGCCACCTCGGAGTTCCTCGGTGAGCCGCAGCAGAATCCGGATCGGCCGGTGCCGTTCATCATCGGCGTCGCAGGCAGCGTGGCCGTCGGCAAGTCCACCACCGCCCGCGTGCTGCAGGCGCTGCTGGCCCGCTGGGAGCACCACCCGCGCGTCGACCTGGTCACCACCGACGGCTTTCTCTACCCGAACGCAGAGCTCACCCGTCGAAATCTGATGCACCGCAAGGGTTTCCCGGAGAGCTATAACCGCCGGGCACTGATGCGGTTCGTGACGACGGTGAAGTCCGGCGCCGACCAGGTGTGCGCTCCGGTCTACTCACACCTGATCTACGACATCGTGCCTGGCGAGAAACACGTCGTCACCCATCCCGACATCCTGATCCTCGAAGGGCTCAACGTCCTGCAGACAGGTCCGACCCTGATGGTGTCGGACCTGTTCGACTTCTCGGTGTACGTCGACGCCCGCATCGAGGACATCGAGCAGTGGTACGTCGACCGCTTCCTGGCGATGCGGGCAGGCGCATTCGCCAACCCGGCCTCGCACTTCCACCACTACGCCGGCCTGACCGACACTCAGGCGGTCGCCGCCGCCCGCGACATCTGGAGCTCGATCAACCGGCCCAACCTGATCGAGAACATCCTGCCGACGCGGCCTCGGGCGACGTTGGTGCTGCGCAAGGACGCCGACCACGCGATCAACCGGTTGCGGCTGCGCAAGCTCTAG
- a CDS encoding glycine hydroxymethyltransferase yields the protein MTADSTISPSTVAPGADYAATASEAYRAALAVIETVEPRIADATRKELADQRDSLKLIASENYASPAVLLTMGTWFSDKYAEGTVGHRFYAACQNVDTVESLAAEHARELFGAPYAYAQPHSGIDANLVAFWAILATRIEAPALTDSGVKHINDLSEAEWERLRARLGSQRLLGMSLDAGGHLTHGFRPNISGKMFHQRSYGTNPETGLIDYDAVRATAKEFKPLILVAGYSAYPRRVNFATMREIADEVGATLMVDMAHFAGLVAGKVFTGDEDPVPHAHVTTTTTHKSLRGPRGGLVLATEEFAPAVDKGCPMVLGGPLSHVMAAKAVALAEARQPSFQAYAQRIADNAKAFAEGLSKRGATLVTGGTDNHLVLLDVQSYGLTGRQAESALLDSGVVTNRNAIPSDPNGAWYTSGIRFGTPALTTRGFGPDEFDRVAELVVEVLSNTEAEGSSKAKYKLADGTADRVHAAAAELLTANPLYPGLTL from the coding sequence ATGACCGCAGACTCGACGATCTCGCCTTCGACCGTCGCCCCGGGCGCCGACTACGCCGCCACCGCCAGTGAGGCCTACCGTGCGGCCCTGGCAGTCATCGAAACCGTCGAGCCGCGGATCGCCGATGCGACCCGCAAAGAGCTTGCCGATCAACGGGATTCGCTCAAACTGATCGCCAGCGAGAACTACGCGTCGCCGGCTGTGCTGCTGACCATGGGCACCTGGTTCTCGGACAAGTACGCCGAGGGCACTGTCGGGCATCGCTTCTACGCCGCCTGCCAGAACGTCGACACCGTCGAGTCGCTGGCCGCCGAGCACGCGCGCGAGCTCTTCGGCGCCCCGTACGCCTACGCCCAGCCGCACTCCGGGATCGACGCCAACCTGGTCGCGTTCTGGGCCATCCTGGCCACCCGGATCGAGGCGCCTGCGCTGACCGATTCCGGGGTCAAGCACATCAATGACCTGTCCGAGGCCGAGTGGGAGCGGCTGCGCGCGCGGCTGGGCAGCCAACGGCTGCTGGGCATGTCGCTGGATGCGGGCGGCCACCTCACCCACGGCTTCCGGCCCAACATCTCCGGCAAGATGTTCCACCAGCGCAGCTACGGCACCAACCCGGAGACCGGCCTGATCGATTACGACGCCGTCCGGGCCACCGCCAAGGAGTTCAAGCCGCTGATCCTGGTGGCCGGTTATTCGGCGTACCCGCGGCGGGTCAACTTCGCCACGATGCGTGAGATCGCAGACGAGGTCGGCGCCACCCTGATGGTCGACATGGCACACTTCGCCGGGTTGGTCGCAGGCAAGGTCTTCACCGGCGACGAGGACCCGGTGCCGCACGCCCACGTCACGACCACGACCACGCACAAGTCGCTGCGCGGGCCGCGCGGGGGCCTGGTGCTCGCCACCGAGGAATTCGCGCCCGCCGTCGACAAGGGCTGCCCGATGGTCCTCGGCGGCCCGCTGTCCCACGTCATGGCGGCCAAGGCCGTCGCGCTGGCCGAGGCACGGCAGCCGTCGTTCCAGGCCTACGCCCAGCGGATCGCCGACAATGCCAAGGCTTTCGCCGAGGGTCTGTCCAAGCGCGGCGCCACGCTGGTCACCGGCGGCACCGACAACCACTTGGTGCTGCTCGACGTCCAGTCCTACGGACTGACCGGTCGCCAGGCCGAGTCGGCGCTGCTGGATTCCGGTGTGGTCACCAACCGCAACGCGATCCCGTCCGACCCGAACGGCGCCTGGTACACGAGCGGGATCCGGTTCGGCACCCCGGCGCTGACCACCCGCGGGTTCGGCCCGGACGAGTTCGACCGGGTCGCCGAACTGGTGGTCGAGGTGCTGTCCAACACCGAGGCCGAGGGTTCGTCGAAGGCGAAGTACAAGCTGGCCGACGGCACCGCTGACCGGGTCCACGCCGCCGCCGCCGAGCTGCTGACGGCCAACCCGCTGTACCCGGGATTGACTCTGTAG
- a CDS encoding acyl-ACP desaturase: MAQKPVANALTLELEPVVADNLVRYLATADEWYGHDYVPFDQGENFAFLGGKDWDPSQVTLPAEVVDALEILLITKDNLAGYHRELVEHFILDEKWGRWLGRWTAEENLHAIALRNYLVVTRNFDPTANEDVRVNHVMRGYRAKSFTQIETLVFMALYERAHAVFARNLEAKIDEPVLKGLVGRIATDEERHEEFFANLVAHCLQTHRDSTINSIARRAAGFGLVGGDIWEYRDKLQNVAEAGIFDYETSRKVVTDRIAAWGLGDEPTLKKIVRS, encoded by the coding sequence ATGGCACAGAAACCTGTCGCGAATGCGCTGACGCTCGAACTCGAGCCGGTTGTCGCTGACAATCTGGTTCGCTATCTGGCCACCGCCGACGAGTGGTATGGCCACGACTACGTCCCGTTCGACCAGGGCGAGAACTTCGCCTTCCTGGGCGGCAAGGACTGGGATCCCTCCCAGGTGACGTTGCCCGCCGAGGTCGTCGACGCCTTGGAGATCCTGCTGATCACCAAAGACAACCTCGCCGGATACCACCGCGAGCTGGTCGAGCACTTCATCCTCGATGAAAAATGGGGTCGCTGGCTGGGCCGCTGGACCGCCGAGGAGAACCTGCACGCGATCGCGCTGCGGAACTACCTCGTGGTCACCCGAAACTTCGACCCGACCGCGAATGAGGACGTCCGCGTCAATCACGTCATGCGCGGCTACCGGGCCAAGAGCTTCACCCAGATCGAGACGCTGGTGTTCATGGCGCTCTACGAGCGCGCGCACGCGGTGTTCGCGCGCAACCTCGAGGCCAAGATCGACGAGCCGGTACTCAAGGGACTGGTCGGCCGAATCGCCACCGACGAGGAACGGCACGAAGAGTTCTTCGCCAACCTCGTCGCGCACTGCCTGCAAACCCACCGCGACTCGACGATCAACTCGATCGCCCGGCGCGCGGCCGGCTTCGGTCTGGTCGGCGGCGACATCTGGGAGTACCGGGACAAGCTGCAGAACGTGGCCGAGGCCGGCATCTTCGACTACGAGACCTCGCGCAAGGTGGTCACCGATCGCATCGCGGCCTGGGGCCTGGGCGACGAGCCGACCTTGAAGAAAATCGTTCGCTCGTAA
- a CDS encoding PhoH family protein, whose translation MRTYVLDTSVLLSDPWACTRFAEHEVVVPLVVISELEAKRHHHELGWFARQALRLFDDLRLEHGRLDQPIPIGTEGGTLNVELNHSDPMVLPSGFRTESNDTRILTVAANLAAEGKRVTLVSKDIPLRVKAGAVGLLADEYHAQDVITSGWTGMTELDVASEDVDTIFAEGEIDHEEARNLPCHTGVRLLGANSSALGRVNADKKVQLVRGDREVFGLRGRSAEQRVALDLLLDESVGIVSLGGKAGTGKSALALCAGLEAVLERRTQRKVVVFRPLYAVGGQDLGYLPGSESDKMGPWAQAVFDTLEGLASPAVLEEVLSRGMLEVLPLTHIRGRSLHDSFVIVDEAQSLERNVLLTVLSRLGSGSRVVLTHDVAQRDNLRVGRHDGVAAVIEKLKGHPLFAHITLMRSERSPIAALVTEMLEEISPGALP comes from the coding sequence ATTCGGACGTATGTGCTCGACACCTCAGTCTTGCTGTCCGATCCGTGGGCGTGCACCCGGTTCGCCGAACACGAAGTGGTGGTACCGCTCGTGGTCATCAGTGAACTGGAAGCCAAGCGCCACCACCACGAGCTGGGCTGGTTCGCCCGGCAGGCGCTGCGGCTGTTCGACGACCTCCGCCTGGAGCATGGTCGCCTGGATCAGCCGATTCCCATTGGGACAGAAGGCGGAACGCTCAATGTCGAACTCAACCACAGCGATCCGATGGTGCTGCCGTCCGGCTTCCGCACCGAGAGCAACGACACCCGGATCCTGACGGTCGCGGCCAACCTCGCGGCCGAAGGCAAGCGAGTCACGTTGGTCAGCAAGGACATTCCGCTGCGGGTGAAGGCCGGCGCGGTAGGCCTGCTGGCCGACGAGTACCACGCCCAGGACGTGATCACCTCCGGCTGGACCGGCATGACCGAGCTCGACGTCGCGAGCGAGGATGTCGACACAATCTTCGCCGAGGGCGAGATCGATCACGAGGAAGCGCGTAATCTGCCGTGCCACACCGGGGTTCGGCTACTCGGCGCCAACTCCAGCGCGCTCGGTCGGGTGAACGCGGACAAGAAGGTACAGCTGGTGCGCGGCGATCGCGAAGTGTTCGGCCTCCGGGGAAGGTCCGCCGAACAACGCGTCGCGCTTGATCTGCTGCTCGACGAGTCGGTGGGCATCGTGAGCCTCGGCGGCAAGGCCGGCACCGGCAAGTCGGCGCTGGCGCTGTGCGCGGGCCTCGAGGCGGTGCTCGAGCGGCGCACCCAGCGCAAGGTTGTCGTGTTCCGGCCGCTGTACGCCGTCGGCGGGCAGGACCTCGGCTACCTGCCGGGCAGCGAGAGCGACAAGATGGGCCCGTGGGCGCAGGCTGTCTTTGACACGCTCGAGGGCCTGGCGTCGCCGGCCGTGCTGGAAGAGGTGCTCTCCCGCGGGATGCTCGAAGTGCTGCCGCTGACCCACATCCGCGGTCGTTCGCTGCACGACTCGTTCGTGATCGTCGACGAGGCGCAGTCGCTGGAGCGCAACGTGCTGCTGACGGTGCTCTCGCGGCTGGGCAGCGGGTCGCGGGTGGTGCTGACCCACGACGTCGCGCAGCGCGATAACCTGCGCGTCGGGCGTCACGACGGTGTGGCGGCGGTCATCGAGAAACTCAAGGGTCACCCGCTGTTCGCGCACATCACCCTCATGCGTAGCGAACGTTCGCCGATCGCCGCGCTGGTCACCGAGATGCTCGAGGAGATCAGCCCCGGCGCCTTGCCATGA
- a CDS encoding polysaccharide deacetylase family protein, which translates to MPRRPDSLSWSYLRTAIGVCAGVAVVVIGGFTGHVKVAKADSVDCSVVKCVALTFDDGPSPYTDRLLGILEKADAKATFFEIGNKVAANPAGAKRVVDAGMELGSHTWEHPNMTTIPLEDVPAQFSKANDAIKAATGQTPVLWRPAGGLTDHAVNKVAAQYGLAAILWDVIPFDWMNDSNTNATRYMLMTQIKPNSVVLFHDTYSSTVDLVEQFIPVLKANGYHLVTVTQMLGPRAPGSVYGSRDNGPPANQLQDIPASDIPTLPNTPSPKPMPNIPITDIPGANSGGSNNGA; encoded by the coding sequence GTGCCGCGCCGACCCGACAGCCTGTCCTGGTCCTATCTGCGGACCGCGATCGGGGTCTGCGCGGGTGTCGCGGTCGTCGTGATCGGCGGTTTCACCGGGCACGTCAAGGTGGCCAAGGCCGACTCGGTCGACTGCTCGGTCGTCAAGTGTGTGGCGCTGACGTTCGACGACGGGCCGTCGCCGTACACCGACCGGTTGCTGGGCATTCTCGAGAAGGCTGACGCCAAGGCGACGTTTTTCGAGATCGGCAACAAAGTGGCCGCCAACCCGGCCGGCGCCAAGCGGGTCGTCGACGCCGGGATGGAACTGGGCAGCCACACCTGGGAACACCCCAACATGACGACGATCCCGCTGGAGGACGTGCCGGCCCAGTTCAGCAAGGCCAACGACGCGATCAAGGCCGCCACCGGACAGACGCCCGTGCTGTGGCGGCCGGCCGGCGGGCTGACCGACCACGCGGTCAACAAGGTCGCCGCCCAGTACGGGCTGGCCGCGATCCTGTGGGACGTGATCCCGTTCGATTGGATGAATGACTCGAACACCAACGCCACCCGCTACATGCTCATGACTCAGATCAAGCCGAACTCGGTGGTGCTGTTCCACGACACCTACTCGTCCACGGTCGATCTGGTCGAACAGTTCATCCCGGTGCTCAAGGCCAACGGCTATCACCTGGTCACCGTGACCCAGATGCTGGGACCGCGCGCACCGGGCAGCGTGTACGGATCACGCGACAACGGCCCGCCGGCCAATCAGCTGCAGGACATCCCGGCTTCCGACATCCCCACCCTGCCGAATACTCCGTCGCCCAAGCCGATGCCGAACATCCCGATCACCGACATCCCGGGGGCCAATTCCGGCGGCTCCAACAACGGTGCCTAG
- a CDS encoding sodium:proton antiporter — protein MHTATSFVLTLLVLGYAVMSGLVARWYVAPALIFVGLGMLFGPFGFNLLQAGPGTEGYTLLAQLALTVILFNQAAKLDPAKVFRRGHVTFRLLVIGIPLTLVLGTLTAAVLLPVLPWWEAVCLAAIVAPTEVALIEALIEDRRVPERVRNALSVESGFYDGFALAVLLAALALASAQTDERPRDWTWFVVRTELVSLVIGAGVGLLGAVLIAWSRRREWMNDTWAQLATLAVALICFEFGERVHASGFVAAFTGGLAFAVVARRSNTEVSNQVTDATAQLLELLVFAMFGAFAVIDAWQHATWRVVLFCVVALFGARLIAVLVALIRTDLPAYSRVFIGWFGPRGIGTVVLGLLVIERGEIQHPDVLTQAGVIAVTLSLVVHSLTAPLGIRRYGSIGTAPAVP, from the coding sequence TTGCACACCGCCACCTCGTTCGTCCTGACGCTGCTGGTCCTGGGCTACGCCGTGATGTCCGGCCTGGTCGCCCGGTGGTACGTTGCCCCGGCGTTGATCTTCGTCGGATTGGGAATGTTGTTTGGGCCCTTCGGTTTCAACCTGCTGCAGGCCGGCCCGGGCACCGAGGGCTACACCCTCCTAGCTCAGCTCGCGCTGACCGTCATCCTGTTCAACCAGGCGGCGAAGCTGGACCCCGCCAAGGTCTTTCGGCGTGGGCATGTCACCTTTCGCCTGCTGGTGATCGGGATACCGCTGACTCTGGTGCTGGGCACGCTGACGGCGGCGGTGCTGCTGCCGGTGTTGCCGTGGTGGGAGGCGGTGTGCCTGGCGGCGATCGTGGCGCCCACCGAGGTGGCCCTCATCGAAGCGCTGATCGAGGATCGCCGGGTTCCGGAGCGGGTGCGCAACGCCCTCTCGGTGGAAAGTGGTTTCTACGACGGCTTTGCGCTCGCGGTGTTGTTGGCCGCGCTCGCGCTGGCGTCGGCGCAGACCGATGAACGCCCCCGCGACTGGACCTGGTTCGTCGTGCGCACCGAGCTGGTGTCGCTTGTCATCGGTGCAGGCGTCGGGCTGCTCGGTGCGGTGCTGATCGCGTGGTCGCGGCGGCGCGAATGGATGAACGACACGTGGGCGCAGCTGGCCACGCTGGCCGTGGCGCTCATCTGCTTCGAGTTCGGGGAACGTGTGCACGCCAGCGGATTCGTTGCCGCGTTCACCGGAGGGCTTGCGTTCGCAGTGGTGGCGCGCCGCAGCAATACCGAAGTGTCCAACCAGGTAACCGATGCCACCGCGCAGCTGCTGGAGCTCTTGGTGTTCGCGATGTTCGGCGCGTTCGCGGTGATCGACGCCTGGCAGCACGCCACTTGGCGAGTTGTGCTGTTCTGCGTCGTGGCCCTGTTCGGGGCGCGTCTGATCGCGGTGCTGGTGGCGTTGATCCGCACCGACCTACCCGCCTACAGTCGCGTCTTCATCGGCTGGTTCGGGCCGAGAGGGATCGGCACCGTGGTGCTCGGGCTCTTGGTGATCGAACGCGGTGAAATCCAGCATCCCGACGTCCTCACCCAGGCCGGGGTCATCGCGGTGACCCTCAGCTTGGTGGTGCACAGCCTCACCGCGCCGCTGGGGATCCGCCGCTACGGCTCAATTGGAACGGCCCCGGCTGTGCCGTAG